aaataatatggCTACACAAAAAGCACATATTTACGAGGGAGACTAGAAAAAGGATGACTGCACACcttatttgaaatcaataaacatgataaaggtaataaataaattaatatacaaCTCTTTATTTAATCAAATCAATCTCCAGGAAATTTGAATACTTAAATTATATTGATCAATGTTTATCCAGATTAATTCAAGTGAAGCTTACTATCTTAGTTTTCACATTCAGAGTATTTATCTACTATCTATATTTAAATTGGACTtcaaaaacttaataaataGTTTATTTGACAACCCACTGATTGGTTGGTAATATACGTTGCTTCCTTAACAGTGGCAAATACTGTAAGCGAATTTAGGACAATACAAATTGTGTTACTATAGAAAGTTTATACAAGGTCCATTATCCGCAACAAAAGACGGGAAATTTGGACTCAAAGAACATGACCGTATGTGAAATGGGTAGAGTGATGTTGCCAATCAACAGCCCAccttttatatatgttaaaacGGTTCCTCAAAATGCAGAGAGTGAGGTACTTGCCTGCGGGGAACAATGCCTCTTTAACGGGCACACAATGAGGGTCGCTTGCGCTCTTCATggaggtgtaataccaccattgattttcccctattagtctttgttaaatttgcacttttcaaaaaaatgtgcagaatttatctttgtttcaaataaagaaatacttggcatgagtaaagttttatcctgtccagttctatagaaaaagtttcacataacattccattgcatataagaaaataaccatcattggaagttaaccaatcaaatttctccccttattctatctgtgtacaaggttaagtcaccatgtaacctcaagattacaaaattttctatagaaatcacaaataaaaattaatggtgttttgaaatacccaagccATATGttcatgacacagaaatagttttactgcaataaaatgtaggattaattacctacaacggtcaaattcaagggaatatttttttatacttacttTCGTATgcacgtaccatgatttggtggtattacacctggGGTCTGTTGTTCAACTTGTCGTTAAATTAAACGAGTCGTTAAATTTTACTAATCACTGCGTTAAATTTAATCAGTCCATTATCATGTTGTTCAACTTGTCGTTAAATTTAACGAGtcgtttaaaaatgtcaaagtgtCGTTATATTTAATCGACCTCATTGAGGgtgattaaattttaatcagttGATTAACCTCAATCTAAGATAgctgtcaatgttttgtttcaaCCACCTGTTGTAAGAAGAGAGCGACATTTTCGCGGTTTTGACCCTCTAGAAAGAGAATTTTCTGATGAGGAGCTAAGGCAGAGATATAGATTTGGCAGGGAGACTATTGCATACCTGTCAGATTTAATGAGAGGGGATCTTGAGCGTGGGACAAACAAGGAGACAGCCCTTTCAGTGGAACAACAGATTATGATTGTCTTGAGGTTTTATGGAAGTGGATCACACTTGCAAGTAGTTGGGGACACAATGGGATTTGACAAATCAACTGTATCTCGGGTGATTAACCGTGTGACGGATTCATTAGTTGCCATGAAAGATGATTTCATATTGTGGCCAGATAATCAGAGGAAGAACGTAATAAGGGCTGGGTTTTATGAAAAGGCTGGTTTTCCAAACGTGGTTGGATGCATTGATGGGACTCACATACGGATTACTGGGCCTAGCATTGATGAACCAGCATTTGTTAACCGAAAGGGGTTCCACAGCATCAACGTACAAGCCATTTGTGACCATGAAGGTAATTTAAAACACTGTATTATacctattttatatttacaacatgCTTTGTGTGCGTCCTTTTTCTTGACATCTTCAATCGTCCTTGACCATACACATGGCTGGTTTTCTGTTGAACTGGTTTTCAGCTAATTTGAAAATCGATggaaaaagaaagacaactcaaTCTTGTCATACTTTCGATTGGATCCGTAGACTCATTGTTttttaccagagacatatacatACATAAGTTATAATGTGTCTCAAATTTTACCGTTTCACTTTtctgtttttactgtttcacttttaaatgtGCTTGATCAAGTGAACTGCTAAGAGttgatcaaaatagttatatagaTTTTGCCAACCCTTATCTGCTTTAGGTAGAATTTGTCACAGTCAGGCTTATAAACTTTGAAACGTCAACAAATAGTGTGTCCCTTGTAGTTTGAAGAAATTCTAGATCTACCTCTAAATGTTTCAGTGagaagaccccccccccccccaaaaaaaaaaacaacaacaacaacacgtacttgaaaaaaacccatacaAAACTGAAAAACGTGACAACTGAACAAAAAATAAGTGTCCAATCTGTCATCCAAATATCAAGTTCGCCTCCCCATTCTTTTCGGTTGGAAAATAAGCCAGtcattgttcaaaatatttttaaaaaaaatgttaagggAGCATATATAATTAACTGCTTCGATCCCCGATGTATTGTTTATCTGACTGATTgtttataaaactatatatacatattttgctTTCATCACATTGCAAATTCAGCTAACATTTTAATGACTAGAACTATAATGGACAAACTATATGTATgcacataaaagaagatgtggtaatgATTGCTTAAATGggacaaatctccacaagagattaaatgacacagaaataaacagctTGGGTCACCATACTTAATCACAATCACTGATTTGCTTTGCCTTGACAAATGAATTATGAAACtacttttttaacttttgtaacTTTTGTTTAAAGGTAGATTCACCAACATCAGTGCTAGGTGGCCAGGATCAGCACATGATTCCCACGTTTTCAGAACCTCAGCCATAGGACAACATCTTGAGAATGTATATCAAGGAATTGGACAAGGTGTATTGTTGGGAGACAGTGGCTATCCCTGCAGACAGTTTTTGCTGACACCATACAGACAACCAGCTGCTGGTAGAGGTCAAGCAAGGTTTAACAGAAGACATTGCTCAACAAGGTCGACAATAGAAAGGACATTTGGAATATGGAAGAAGCGCTTTCACATTCTAGGATCAGAGGTACAATTAATTCTTTTCAAATAATCACAGTATAGTAACATGAATATTTGACATGATGTATGCCATGTATGCcctaatattttaaaagtcatgGGTTTTTTTCTTGTGAGACTGCTGTCTACTAAATCTTTCATTAGTACATTTTTCGATTTCTCTAAATTTCGGTTAAGGTATTAATGATCCCCTTCTCTATCttttctttatacatgtagctactatacattttttggggttttttggCTGACCACAGtatggttgcctataa
The genomic region above belongs to Mytilus trossulus isolate FHL-02 chromosome 7, PNRI_Mtr1.1.1.hap1, whole genome shotgun sequence and contains:
- the LOC134726920 gene encoding putative nuclease HARBI1, whose protein sequence is MRGDLERGTNKETALSVEQQIMIVLRFYGSGSHLQVVGDTMGFDKSTVSRVINRVTDSLVAMKDDFILWPDNQRKNVIRAGFYEKAGFPNVVGCIDGTHIRITGPSIDEPAFVNRKGFHSINVQAICDHEGRFTNISARWPGSAHDSHVFRTSAIGQHLENVYQGIGQGVLLGDSGYPCRQFLLTPYRQPAAGRGQARFNRRHCSTRSTIERTFGIWKKRFHILGSEIRMKPDKACRIIIACGILHNIAIMRNEPEVAEEQLIDNQPQMPPYNGPQDGKGIRDHFATTFFA